From Stenotrophomonas nitritireducens, the proteins below share one genomic window:
- a CDS encoding response regulator transcription factor: protein MRILLVEDEAPLRETLAARLKREGFAVDAAQDGEEGLYMGREVPFDVGIIDLGLPKMSGMELIRALRDEGKKFPVLILTARSSWQDKVEGLKQGADDYLVKPFHVEELLARVNALLRRAAGWSKPTLECGPVALDLAAQTVSVAGSNVDLTSYEYKVLEYLMMHAGELVSKADLTEHIYQQDFDRDSNVLEVFIGRLRKKLDPDGELKPIETVRGRGYRFAIPRNEG, encoded by the coding sequence ATGCGTATCCTTCTGGTTGAAGACGAAGCCCCGCTGCGGGAAACCCTTGCGGCCCGCCTCAAGCGCGAAGGTTTTGCCGTGGATGCCGCTCAGGATGGCGAGGAAGGCCTGTATATGGGCCGCGAAGTGCCGTTCGACGTGGGCATCATTGATCTGGGCCTGCCCAAGATGTCGGGCATGGAACTGATCCGCGCGCTGCGTGACGAGGGCAAGAAATTCCCGGTACTGATCCTGACCGCGCGTTCCAGCTGGCAGGACAAGGTCGAGGGCCTGAAGCAGGGCGCCGACGACTACCTGGTCAAGCCGTTCCATGTCGAAGAGCTGCTCGCCCGCGTCAACGCGCTGCTGCGCCGCGCCGCTGGCTGGTCCAAGCCGACTCTGGAATGCGGCCCGGTGGCGCTGGACCTGGCCGCACAGACGGTGAGCGTGGCCGGCAGCAATGTCGACCTGACCAGCTACGAGTACAAGGTGCTGGAGTACCTGATGATGCATGCCGGTGAGTTGGTCTCCAAGGCCGACCTGACCGAGCACATCTACCAGCAGGACTTCGACCGCGACTCCAACGTGCTGGAAGTGTTCATCGGCCGCCTGCGCAAGAAGCTGGATCCGGACGGTGAGTTGAAGCCGATCGAAACCGTGCGTGGCCGCGGCTACCGTTTCGCGATTCCGCGCAACGAGGGCTGA
- a CDS encoding ATP-binding protein: protein MTGRQWLLKRWRPRSLQARQLLAASVGLVAFLALAGYALDAAFGQTARDNLSERLKNYATAYAGGIDFTRDGSLYIREQPPDPRFDVPGSGLYLQVVMPGHVANSMSAEGPMLPDVSDHTLKPREEVFEGPLPITQIDGTPGEVYRYGMGLVWGGDGAPESEFPYTIYVLEDSRALGMQLRSFRAAVWFWLGVTGLILLLLQTLVLQWSLRPLKRVINELTRVQRGERERMSELHPRELEPLTESINAFIESERENLERQRNTLADLAHSLKTPLAVLRTQLESGASNDTELREEVGVQLQRMNNLVSYQLARAASSGHKLFSAPVPIETTAEEIVRGLEKVYASKGVLCEFEVTPGVSFYGEPGDLQELLGNLLENAFKWANRRVLLTARPITAGNGKRAGLMLAVDDDGPGIAEDNIAKVLQRGVRGDERVQGHGIGLSIVQDLIKAYRGQLQVKRSEELGGARFEVTLPPGI, encoded by the coding sequence ATGACGGGCCGTCAGTGGCTATTGAAGCGTTGGCGGCCCCGCTCCCTGCAGGCCCGCCAGCTGCTGGCTGCCTCGGTGGGCCTGGTTGCCTTCCTTGCGTTGGCCGGCTATGCGCTGGATGCCGCGTTCGGCCAGACCGCGCGCGACAACCTCAGCGAGCGCCTGAAGAATTACGCCACCGCCTATGCCGGTGGCATCGATTTCACCCGTGATGGCTCGCTGTACATCCGCGAACAGCCACCGGATCCACGCTTTGATGTGCCCGGCAGCGGCCTGTACCTGCAGGTGGTGATGCCCGGCCATGTCGCCAATTCGATGTCGGCCGAGGGCCCGATGCTGCCGGACGTGAGCGACCACACGCTCAAGCCGCGCGAGGAAGTGTTCGAAGGCCCGCTGCCCATCACCCAGATCGACGGCACCCCGGGCGAGGTCTACCGCTATGGCATGGGACTGGTCTGGGGCGGTGATGGCGCACCCGAATCCGAATTTCCGTACACCATCTACGTGCTCGAGGATTCGCGCGCGCTGGGCATGCAGCTGCGCAGCTTCCGTGCGGCGGTGTGGTTCTGGCTGGGTGTCACCGGCCTGATTCTGCTGCTGCTGCAGACCCTGGTGCTGCAATGGAGCCTGCGCCCGCTCAAGCGCGTGATCAACGAACTGACCCGCGTGCAGCGCGGCGAACGCGAGCGCATGAGTGAACTGCACCCGCGCGAACTGGAACCGCTGACCGAAAGCATCAACGCCTTCATCGAAAGCGAGCGCGAGAACCTTGAGCGCCAGCGCAACACCCTGGCCGATCTGGCGCACAGCCTGAAAACACCTCTGGCAGTGCTGCGTACCCAACTGGAAAGCGGCGCCAGCAACGACACCGAGTTGCGCGAGGAAGTGGGCGTGCAGCTGCAGCGCATGAACAACCTGGTGTCCTACCAGCTGGCGCGTGCCGCATCGTCGGGGCACAAGCTGTTCTCCGCGCCGGTGCCGATCGAGACCACCGCCGAGGAGATCGTGCGCGGGCTGGAAAAGGTCTACGCCAGCAAGGGCGTGCTGTGCGAATTTGAAGTGACGCCGGGCGTGAGCTTCTACGGCGAGCCGGGCGACCTGCAGGAACTGCTGGGCAACCTGCTGGAAAACGCCTTCAAGTGGGCCAATCGCAGGGTACTGCTGACAGCTCGTCCAATCACCGCAGGCAACGGCAAGCGCGCCGGCCTGATGCTGGCGGTGGATGACGATGGCCCCGGCATTGCCGAGGACAACATCGCCAAGGTGCTGCAGCGTGGCGTGCGTGGCGACGAGCGCGTGCAGGGCCATGGCATCGGCCTGTCGATCGTGCAGGATCTGATCAAGGCCTACCGCGGCCAGTTGCAGGTCAAACGTTCCGAGGAACTGGGCGGCGCCCGTTTCGAAGTGACCCTGCCGCCGGGTATCTGA
- a CDS encoding zinc-dependent peptidase, with translation MAPLAARDVPLIQSLLRWWQRTPPPLDDALWQQTCRQCPWLHGVSAERERRLRALVELFLQRKTITPVAGLELDDGQRMLLATLCCLPLIEFGRKGLHGWSELVVYPNAFRVRHSHTDAAGVLHEWDDELIGEAWGSGPLILSWADVQADLAEPQAGYCVAVHEMAHKIDALDGAIDGTPPLPREWQRQWARDFQKAYDAFCAQVDADVETVIDPYAAEAPEEFFAVVSEYHFTAPELLVQTMPEVAAHLRRFYGPVDGGLR, from the coding sequence CTGGCACCGCTTGCTGCCCGGGATGTTCCGCTGATCCAGTCGTTGTTGCGCTGGTGGCAGCGCACACCTCCGCCGCTTGATGACGCTCTCTGGCAGCAGACCTGCCGGCAATGCCCGTGGCTGCACGGCGTCTCGGCAGAGCGCGAACGCAGGCTGCGCGCCCTGGTGGAACTGTTCCTGCAGCGCAAGACCATCACCCCGGTTGCCGGGCTGGAACTGGATGATGGCCAGCGCATGCTGCTGGCTACGCTGTGCTGCCTGCCGCTGATCGAATTCGGCCGCAAAGGCCTGCATGGCTGGTCCGAACTGGTGGTCTACCCGAATGCGTTCCGCGTGCGCCACAGCCATACCGATGCGGCCGGCGTGCTGCATGAGTGGGACGACGAACTGATCGGCGAGGCCTGGGGCAGCGGACCGCTGATTCTGTCGTGGGCCGATGTGCAGGCCGACCTCGCCGAACCGCAGGCCGGCTACTGCGTGGCGGTGCATGAAATGGCGCACAAGATCGATGCGCTCGATGGCGCCATCGACGGCACCCCGCCATTGCCACGCGAATGGCAGCGGCAATGGGCGCGGGATTTCCAGAAGGCCTATGACGCATTCTGCGCGCAGGTGGATGCGGATGTGGAGACCGTGATCGACCCGTATGCGGCCGAAGCACCGGAAGAGTTTTTCGCGGTGGTCAGCGAGTACCACTTCACCGCGCCGGAACTGCTGGTGCAGACGATGCCAGAGGTGGCGGCGCACCTGCGGCGGTTTTATGGGCCGGTTGACGGTGGTCTGCGGTAG